A window from Planococcus maritimus encodes these proteins:
- a CDS encoding NUDIX domain-containing protein, whose product MQRIANLLLVENGKVLLMKKPRRDWYVAPGGKMESGESIYDAAIREFIEETGAEPFGVHLKGVYTMMIQENKETVDEWMLFTFRATQLRGVPFEDTREGILEWHPVESLRTLPMAEGDRTNLLFAAYQEGVQYGTFYYTPEFELLEENIQSSTEEVNRQHG is encoded by the coding sequence GTGCAGCGAATCGCGAATTTATTGCTAGTAGAAAATGGCAAAGTACTATTGATGAAAAAGCCGCGCAGGGATTGGTATGTAGCTCCCGGCGGAAAAATGGAAAGCGGCGAGTCGATTTATGACGCGGCTATCCGAGAGTTCATAGAAGAAACGGGTGCAGAGCCATTCGGCGTTCACTTGAAAGGCGTTTACACCATGATGATCCAGGAAAACAAGGAGACGGTAGATGAATGGATGCTATTTACGTTCCGGGCTACACAGCTCCGGGGAGTGCCTTTTGAAGATACGCGCGAAGGCATTTTGGAGTGGCATCCTGTGGAAAGTTTACGCACCTTGCCAATGGCAGAAGGAGACCGGACAAACCTATTGTTTGCGGCCTATCAGGAAGGCGTTCAATACGGGACCTTTTACTATACGCCGGAATTCGAATTGCTAGAAGAGAACATCCAATCATCGACCGAAGAGGTGAATCGCCAACATGGATAA
- the rapZ gene encoding RNase adapter RapZ, translating to MDKHTEETELIIITGMSGAGKTVAIQSFEDLGFFTIDNLPPALLPTFIKLMRDSGKSMKRVAAVMDLRGGDFFDSLVDAIDDLSKEPEVAITILFLDAENQTLVSRYKETRRSHPLSPGGLVLGGIKKERDMLKDLQGRAHYMYNTSEMSPRQLKGKITSDFASKTSNVFTVNLMSFGFKHGMPIDADLVFDVRFLPNPYYIEELNPQSGLDQPVSDYVLKWQETQTLVQKLEELFDFMIPQYKQEGKAQLVIAFGCTGGQHRSVTLAEYFGKYLSKNNKVSITHRDVKIRKG from the coding sequence ATGGATAAGCATACAGAAGAAACCGAATTAATCATTATCACCGGCATGTCCGGTGCTGGGAAAACAGTGGCCATCCAAAGCTTTGAAGACCTCGGTTTTTTCACCATCGACAATCTTCCGCCGGCGCTGCTTCCAACATTTATCAAATTGATGAGGGATTCTGGCAAATCAATGAAGCGTGTTGCGGCGGTCATGGACCTGCGTGGAGGCGATTTTTTCGACAGCCTCGTTGATGCCATTGACGATTTATCGAAAGAGCCAGAAGTGGCGATTACCATTCTGTTTCTCGATGCAGAGAACCAAACGCTCGTGAGCCGTTACAAAGAAACTCGCCGTTCGCATCCCTTGTCTCCAGGCGGGCTAGTACTTGGCGGGATTAAAAAAGAACGGGACATGCTGAAAGACTTGCAAGGGCGTGCGCATTATATGTACAATACCTCGGAAATGAGCCCACGCCAGTTAAAGGGTAAAATCACCTCGGATTTTGCTTCAAAAACGAGCAATGTCTTCACGGTCAATTTGATGTCATTCGGCTTTAAACATGGCATGCCGATTGATGCTGACCTTGTGTTCGATGTTCGCTTTTTGCCGAACCCTTATTATATAGAAGAATTGAATCCACAATCAGGCTTAGATCAGCCGGTGTCCGATTACGTATTAAAATGGCAGGAAACGCAGACACTGGTGCAAAAACTGGAGGAATTATTCGATTTCATGATTCCCCAGTACAAGCAAGAAGGCAAAGCGCAATTGGTCATCGCTTTTGGCTGCACAGGCGGCCAGCATCGATCCGTGACGCTTGCTGAGTATTTCGGGAAATACCTCTCCAAAAACAATAAAGTCAGCATTACACATAGAGATGTAAAAATCAGAAAGGGTTGA
- a CDS encoding gluconeogenesis factor YvcK family protein: MEKSLQQKRVVIIGGGTGLSTLLRGLKTFPLDLTAIVTVADDGGSSGRLRDDLDIPPPGDIRNVMAALSDAEPLVAEMFQYRFKHSLDLEGHSLGNLMLAALTDLTGDFSHAVREMSRVLNVNGTVLPAANQLVTLNAELEDGTIIKGESKIPAYMQPIKRVFLEPAGVKTLPDTIQAIQSADVIVIGPGSLYTSILPNLLVKDIKKALLEAKARKIYICNLMTQAGETYGYTASDHVKALYDHVGVNFLDAILIDKVQMPQGVAERYKKEKAWPVEYDEERLKKMGLEVYRHDIANIFGEAVRHEPMKVANWLFEYTSSEVEASQRRYS; this comes from the coding sequence ATGGAAAAAAGTCTCCAGCAAAAACGAGTCGTAATCATCGGGGGCGGGACCGGTCTGTCCACTTTGCTGAGGGGCTTAAAAACTTTTCCGCTCGATTTGACGGCGATTGTCACGGTAGCAGACGACGGCGGAAGCTCGGGGCGTTTGCGCGATGATTTGGATATTCCACCACCTGGTGACATTCGCAACGTCATGGCCGCATTGTCGGATGCCGAACCTTTAGTAGCTGAAATGTTCCAATACCGCTTTAAGCATTCGCTTGATTTGGAAGGGCATTCACTAGGTAATTTAATGCTTGCAGCGTTGACCGATTTAACGGGTGATTTCTCGCACGCTGTTCGGGAGATGAGCCGCGTCTTGAACGTCAATGGTACTGTTCTGCCCGCTGCCAATCAATTGGTGACATTGAACGCCGAACTTGAAGATGGAACCATCATCAAGGGCGAATCCAAGATCCCTGCCTATATGCAGCCTATCAAGCGCGTATTTCTGGAGCCGGCTGGTGTCAAGACATTGCCGGATACTATACAGGCCATCCAATCAGCCGATGTCATCGTTATCGGACCGGGTTCTTTGTATACAAGCATCTTGCCGAATTTGCTCGTGAAAGATATTAAAAAAGCGCTGCTTGAAGCGAAGGCGAGAAAAATTTATATTTGCAATTTGATGACCCAGGCGGGTGAGACTTACGGGTACACAGCCTCGGATCATGTGAAAGCTCTTTACGACCACGTAGGCGTGAACTTCCTCGATGCCATTTTGATCGATAAAGTCCAAATGCCGCAAGGAGTGGCCGAACGTTACAAGAAAGAAAAAGCATGGCCGGTGGAATACGATGAAGAACGCCTGAAGAAAATGGGGCTCGAAGTATACCGCCACGACATCGCGAACATTTTCGGGGAGGCCGTCCGGCACGAACCAATGAAAGTGGCGAATTGGCTTTTTGAATACACCAGCAGCGAAGTGGAAGCATCGCAACGCCGGTATTCCTGA
- the whiA gene encoding DNA-binding protein WhiA encodes MSFASETKKEMTQIEVDDCCGKAELSAMIRMNGTLSFSNRQLSLDIQTENAAIARRIYTLLKRFYKAYPVELLVRKKMRLKKNNVYICRLRDGAKLVLEDLLILSEGFQFQQDISPELISTTCCKRSYLRGAFLAGGSVNNPETSSYHLEVYSSYKDHAEALVILMNHFQLNGKMIERKKGFVTYLKEAEKISDFLSLTGAHSALLKFEDVRILRDMRNSVNRLVNCETANLNKTIDAALRQIENIRFIDQVIGIDQLPDRLKEIARLRVEYQDVTLKELGEMVSTGKVSKSGVNHRLRKIDEIAESLRKGETISR; translated from the coding sequence TTGTCTTTTGCATCAGAAACAAAAAAAGAAATGACACAAATTGAAGTGGATGATTGTTGCGGAAAAGCAGAGCTGTCGGCGATGATTCGCATGAACGGTACCTTGTCCTTTTCGAACCGCCAGCTGAGCCTGGATATCCAAACAGAAAACGCAGCCATTGCGAGAAGAATCTATACATTGCTTAAACGCTTTTACAAAGCGTACCCGGTGGAATTATTGGTCCGCAAGAAGATGAGGCTGAAAAAGAATAATGTTTATATTTGCCGCTTGCGTGATGGCGCGAAACTAGTACTCGAGGATTTACTGATCTTGTCGGAAGGTTTTCAGTTTCAACAAGACATATCTCCCGAACTGATTTCCACTACTTGCTGCAAGCGCTCTTATTTGCGCGGTGCCTTTTTGGCTGGAGGATCGGTGAATAATCCCGAAACCTCCTCTTACCATTTGGAGGTTTACTCTTCCTACAAAGACCATGCGGAAGCGTTGGTCATCCTGATGAACCATTTCCAATTGAACGGAAAAATGATCGAACGGAAAAAAGGCTTTGTTACCTATCTAAAAGAAGCAGAGAAAATTTCTGATTTCCTTAGCCTGACAGGTGCCCATTCAGCATTGTTGAAATTCGAAGATGTCCGGATCCTCCGCGATATGCGCAATAGCGTCAATCGTTTGGTCAATTGCGAAACGGCTAATTTGAATAAAACAATTGATGCAGCTCTCCGGCAAATCGAAAATATCCGTTTTATCGATCAAGTGATTGGAATCGACCAGTTGCCCGACCGCCTGAAAGAAATCGCCCGCTTGCGGGTGGAATATCAGGACGTCACATTGAAAGAGCTGGGTGAGATGGTATCGACAGGGAAAGTTAGTAAGTCAGGTGTTAACCACAGGCTCCGGAAAATCGATGAGATTGCCGAGTCATTGAGAAAAGGCGAAACGATCAGCCGGTAA
- a CDS encoding HPr family phosphocarrier protein, with translation MVEKQVEVQLKSGLQARQAALFVQEANRYSSDVYLEKGNKKVNAKSIMGIMSLAVSKGTNVTISADGADEEAAVGALAQLIDTEA, from the coding sequence ATGGTAGAAAAACAAGTAGAAGTGCAATTGAAATCAGGATTACAAGCGAGGCAAGCGGCGTTATTCGTACAAGAAGCCAACCGCTACAGTTCGGATGTTTATTTGGAAAAAGGCAATAAGAAAGTAAACGCTAAAAGCATCATGGGAATCATGAGTCTCGCTGTCAGCAAAGGCACGAACGTCACGATTTCAGCCGATGGTGCAGACGAAGAGGCAGCAGTTGGCGCGCTGGCCCAATTGATCGATACGGAAGCTTAA
- the clpP gene encoding ATP-dependent Clp endopeptidase proteolytic subunit ClpP, with protein MNLIPTVIEQTSRGERAYDIYSRLLKDRVIMLGSGIDDNVANSIVAQLLFLEAEDPEKDISIYINSPGGSITAGMAIYDVMQFIKPDVQTVCIGMAASMGAFLLAAGTKGKRYALPNAEVMIHQPLGGAQGQATEIEIAAKRILFLREKLNQILSERTGQSLEVISRDTDRDNFMTAERALEYGLIDQIITRNKLPENHEKEE; from the coding sequence ATGAATTTAATCCCTACAGTAATCGAACAAACAAGCAGAGGCGAACGCGCATACGATATCTATTCTCGTCTTTTGAAAGACCGTGTCATCATGCTCGGCAGCGGAATCGACGACAATGTCGCCAACTCCATCGTCGCACAATTGCTATTCCTTGAAGCTGAAGATCCAGAAAAGGATATTTCCATCTACATCAACAGCCCAGGCGGAAGCATCACGGCCGGTATGGCGATTTATGATGTGATGCAATTCATCAAACCTGATGTCCAAACCGTGTGCATCGGCATGGCTGCATCCATGGGAGCATTCCTCTTGGCAGCTGGTACAAAAGGCAAACGCTACGCATTGCCAAATGCTGAAGTCATGATCCACCAGCCACTTGGCGGAGCTCAAGGGCAAGCAACGGAAATTGAAATCGCAGCAAAACGCATCTTGTTCTTGCGCGAAAAACTCAACCAGATTCTATCTGAACGGACTGGCCAGTCTCTAGAAGTCATTTCGCGCGATACAGACCGCGATAACTTCATGACAGCAGAACGTGCACTGGAATATGGCTTAATCGACCAAATCATCACGCGCAATAAATTGCCTGAAAATCACGAAAAAGAAGAGTAA
- a CDS encoding LemA family protein, whose translation MKKILIPLLLVVGLIVIAAVVFGSSYNNFVQLEEDVNESYAQLDSQLQRRLDLIPNLVETVKGFADQEQEVIDSVTEARSSMAGAGSVEEQAAADAELSGALSRLLVVVENYPEVRSSENFQQLSDELAGTENRIAVARQDYNGAVTEFNRKVRSFPGNMVAGMFGFDEKEYFEADAGAEDAPDVDFGTDEE comes from the coding sequence ATGAAAAAAATACTTATACCGTTGCTATTGGTAGTAGGGCTTATTGTCATTGCTGCAGTCGTATTCGGTTCTAGCTACAATAATTTCGTTCAATTGGAAGAGGATGTCAATGAATCTTACGCTCAACTAGATAGCCAGCTTCAGCGCAGGTTAGACTTGATTCCAAACTTAGTCGAGACCGTAAAAGGTTTTGCCGATCAAGAACAAGAAGTTATCGATAGTGTAACAGAAGCTCGCTCAAGCATGGCGGGTGCTGGGTCGGTTGAAGAACAGGCAGCAGCAGACGCTGAATTGAGCGGAGCACTCAGCCGCTTGCTCGTCGTCGTTGAGAACTATCCGGAAGTTCGATCGAGCGAAAATTTCCAGCAATTGTCCGATGAACTGGCTGGAACTGAAAATCGCATCGCCGTCGCCCGCCAGGATTACAACGGTGCGGTAACAGAATTCAATCGCAAAGTCCGTAGTTTCCCTGGCAATATGGTAGCGGGCATGTTCGGCTTTGATGAGAAAGAGTATTTCGAAGCAGACGCTGGAGCGGAAGATGCACCGGATGTGGACTTTGGGACTGACGAAGAATGA
- a CDS encoding TPM domain-containing protein, which translates to MTRKIFTLLILLLLIPAMVQAAEFPELTDDIYIQDMAGVLSEEQETEIKNLGAGLEDATTAQIAVMVIDSLDGEPIESYANEALRHYGVGSAEENNGVLVVLSMTDREIYIEIGYGLEGALPDGKVGRILDDYAVPYLSEDQPDGAILNTYQALYNEVAAEYDWDGEAVSPQPLNKVNAGNEGEGGIMQPIVTFLIVLAVLFFFTGGGGGRGRRGRGNTMRRGGFFGPGSFGGGFGGSSGGGGFRGGGGGSSGGGGAGRGF; encoded by the coding sequence ATGACCCGCAAAATTTTTACTCTGTTAATACTGCTATTGCTGATTCCCGCTATGGTACAAGCGGCAGAATTTCCGGAGTTGACGGATGATATTTACATCCAGGATATGGCCGGCGTTCTGAGCGAGGAACAAGAAACTGAAATCAAGAATCTGGGAGCCGGCTTGGAGGATGCTACTACCGCTCAGATTGCCGTTATGGTGATCGATTCCTTGGACGGTGAGCCGATTGAAAGCTATGCCAATGAAGCGTTGCGTCATTACGGTGTGGGTTCAGCGGAAGAGAATAACGGCGTGTTGGTTGTCTTGTCCATGACGGACCGCGAGATATACATTGAAATCGGCTACGGCCTTGAAGGGGCACTTCCGGACGGCAAAGTCGGACGCATCCTTGATGATTATGCCGTCCCGTATTTGAGTGAAGACCAACCCGACGGGGCGATCCTCAACACGTATCAAGCACTTTATAACGAGGTCGCTGCGGAATACGATTGGGATGGTGAAGCGGTCAGTCCGCAGCCACTCAATAAAGTGAACGCTGGCAACGAGGGCGAAGGCGGCATCATGCAGCCGATCGTGACTTTTCTAATTGTTCTGGCTGTCTTGTTCTTCTTTACAGGAGGAGGCGGCGGACGCGGACGTCGCGGACGCGGGAATACCATGAGGCGTGGCGGGTTTTTCGGCCCAGGTAGTTTTGGCGGCGGCTTCGGGGGCAGTTCCGGCGGAGGCGGTTTCCGCGGCGGCGGAGGCGGTTCTTCAGGAGGCGGCGGAGCAGGAAGAGGCTTCTGA
- a CDS encoding glutaredoxin family protein, with amino-acid sequence MYTLYTRPNCGLCEEAKAALRLMQEDYPINFREVNIEEDELLHEQYMLMIPVLAQQQDVLLYGKFGYGELLEALIL; translated from the coding sequence ATGTATACACTTTATACACGGCCGAATTGCGGCCTTTGCGAAGAAGCGAAGGCTGCACTGCGGCTGATGCAGGAAGATTACCCGATAAACTTTCGAGAAGTTAATATTGAAGAAGATGAACTATTGCACGAACAATATATGCTGATGATCCCCGTGCTCGCACAACAACAAGATGTGCTGCTCTACGGAAAGTTCGGCTATGGGGAACTCCTGGAAGCGTTAATTCTTTAA